One Microplitis demolitor isolate Queensland-Clemson2020A chromosome 2, iyMicDemo2.1a, whole genome shotgun sequence DNA segment encodes these proteins:
- the LOC103578076 gene encoding heparan sulfate glucosamine 3-O-sulfotransferase 5, translating into MSDPFQSKDGVEWNISKEQVEMREVSHLRKWIPRSAMRPAEGDTSDCILVVGVSRPKLAAAFLLVALVSLFLTFHILYDSAVYSLDAAASVFDSSGEITSNQLDSMLPPHQPPSSSFSSLSSQPSPSLALSPISKAHFSRTNRHLPQAIIVGVRKCGTRALLEMLFLHPQIQKAAGEVHFFDRDDNYEKGLEWYRKKMPYSLKGQITIEKSPSYFVTPEVPERIRAMNASIKLLLIVREPVTRAISDYTQLRTRVLTTSTSSAVTTASTSSLSRVGSGAPGSVSVVTSTTVDEDNQRGTSTRTFEELVLRPDGSINESYRPITISLYHNYMHRWLEVFSREQILVVNGDQLIEDPLPQLKRIEMFLGLESKIGRHNFYFNHTKGFYCLRNDTADKCLRESKGRKHPRVNPLVVSKLRKFFNEHNQRFYELVGEDLGWPEE; encoded by the exons GTGGATACCCCGCTCCGCCATGAGGCCGGCCGAGGGCGACACGTCGGACTGCATCCTGGTGGTCGGCGTGTCACGGCCAAAGTTAGCAGCGGCCTTTCTACTGGTAGCTCTAGTCTCGCTCTTCCTAACCTTCCACATCCTCTACGACAGCGCCGTGTACAGCCTGGACGCCGCAGCATCAGTCTTCGATTCCTCGGGTGAGATCACCAGCAACCAGCTCGACTCAATGTTGCCTCCTCACCAGCCACCCTCGTCGTCGTTCTCGTCTTTGTCTTCGCAGCCGTCTCCGAGTCTAGCCCTGTCACCCATCAGCAAGGCCCACTTCTCGCGCACGAATCGTCACCTGCCGCAAGCAATAATCGTCGGCGTACGCAAGTGCGGAACCCGTGCACTACTCGAGATGTTGTTTCTTCATCCCCAGATACAAAAGGCCGCTGGCGAAGTTCACTTCTTCGATCGCgatgataattatgaaaaaggtCTCGAGtggtatagaaaaaaaatgcccTACTCACTCAAGGGTCAAATTACTATTGAAAAAAGTCCTAGTTATTTTGTTACACCtgag GTACCAGAGAGGATAAGAGCGATGAATGCGAGTATAAAATTGCTGTTGATAGTAAGAGAACCAGTGACTCGAGCGATATCTGACTACACGCAGCTGCGTACGCGAGTGTTAACGACATCGACATCGTCTGCGGTAACGACGGCATCAACGTCATCATTATCGCGAGTGGGTTCCGGAGCTCCAGGAAGTGTAAGTGTCGTAACATCAACGACAGTCGACGAAGATAATCAACGGGGAACATCAACTCGGACCTTCGAAGAGCTTGTCTTGCGTCCCGACGGCAGTATAAACGAGTCTTATCGACCTATAACCATCTCCCTTTATCACAACTACATGCACCGATGGCTTGAGGTATTTTCACGTGAACAAATACTCGTGGTTAACGGAGATCAGCTTATTGAGGACCCATTGCCGCAGCTGAAACGGATTGAAATGTTCCTGGGTCTCGAGTCAAAAATCGGcagacataatttttattttaatcacacAAAAGGTTTTTACTGTCTGCGTAACGACACTGCGGATAAATGCTTGAGGGAGAGCAAGGGTAGAAAACACCCCCGTGTTAATCCCCTAGTTGTTTCGAaactcagaaaatttttcaatgaacaCAATCAGCGGTTTTACGAACTCGTCGGCGAGGATTTGGGCTGGCCGGAGGAATAA